CACCGGGCCCATCAGATTGAGACCGCGGCCGCTCAGCGTGACGGCTTTGCAGTTGAAGTAGAACGGGCTCTGCTTGCCACTGGCCAGCGTAAAGGGCGCGTCGGGACTGTAACGATAGGAGCGCTCCTTGAGCAGCGCCTTGAGCTCTTCTCTGGGACTGGCGGACATTGGGTTCTCCGAATTTCCTGGTAGCAGATCCCCTTGCGGGAGCCGGTGAGACTAGCCGCCCGGGCCCAAAAAGCGAAAGGGCGCGCCGGGCCGCCCAAGCGGCCGGGCGCACCCCGAATTTCGCTCAGATGCGCGCTCTCAGGACTCTTCCTCATCGGTGACCGCAAACTCCGGCCAGCGCTCTTCTGGCCAGGGCGGGATGGTGATCTCCGGCGGCTTGCTCGGATTGCCGATGGGCCAGCGATCGCCCCAGAGGCTGCCGCCGCCGTCGACCTTGATGGTCTCGCCTGTGATGAAGTCACCGGCCGGCGAGAGCAGCATGGCCACCACCTGGGCGATTTGCTCCGAGGTGCCCAGCCGCTTGAGGGGGATGGCCTGCCAGGCGGCATCGACGGTGCCCGGCGGGTAGTTGTTCATGCCCGTCGAAAGGATGGTTCCGGGCGCCACGCAGTTGATGAGGATGTTGCTGCTGGCCCATTCCACGGCCAGCGACATGCTCATGTTCACCACGCCTGCACGGGCCGCGCCGGTGTGGACCATCGTGGGAAATCCGCGCCACATGTCGGCAACGATGCTGACGATGCGCCCGCCCCGCCGGAGCATGGATTTCTGGGCGACCGCCTGGGTCATGTTCCAGGTGCCGTTGAGATTGGTGTCGATGACGGCCTTCCAGCCCTTGTCACGAATCGCAGAGGCCGGCGCGGGGAACTGGCCCCCGCCGTTGTTCACCAGAATGTCCACCTGGCCCCATTTGGCGATCACGTCATCGACGAGCTTGTCGCAGTCTTCGCGCTCGCGGATGTTGCAGGTGAAGGGTTCGACTTCGGCATTGTGATCGCGGGAGAGCCCCTTGGCCGCCGGGATAAGCCGATTCATCTTGCGCGAAGCGATGGCTACCTTCGCGCCGCCGTAAGCGAGCTCTTCGGCAATGGCGCAGCCGATGCCGGTGCCGCCGCCGGTAACGATGGCGACCTTGTCCTTGAACAGGCCGGGTTTGTAGATGGGTTCAAATGCCATGGATCACCTCTCGCGCGAAAGCTTAGCTGACAGCGCCGGCTTTCTTGAGGGCTTCGATTTCGTCCTCGGTAAGCCCGCTCTCCTTCAAGAAGTCGGCGGT
This Chrysiogenia bacterium DNA region includes the following protein-coding sequences:
- a CDS encoding SDR family oxidoreductase, which produces MAFEPIYKPGLFKDKVAIVTGGGTGIGCAIAEELAYGGAKVAIASRKMNRLIPAAKGLSRDHNAEVEPFTCNIREREDCDKLVDDVIAKWGQVDILVNNGGGQFPAPASAIRDKGWKAVIDTNLNGTWNMTQAVAQKSMLRRGGRIVSIVADMWRGFPTMVHTGAARAGVVNMSMSLAVEWASSNILINCVAPGTILSTGMNNYPPGTVDAAWQAIPLKRLGTSEQIAQVVAMLLSPAGDFITGETIKVDGGGSLWGDRWPIGNPSKPPEITIPPWPEERWPEFAVTDEEES